The segment ATGTTCGGCGCCTTTTAGTCCGCCGCCAGGCGTGATTTCGGGGAAGCCGTAGAAGTAGCCGTGCGACGACTCAAAGAAGTAGCAGGGACAGCCGTTCGCCTCTTGCAGTCGCAAGTCGTCAATCGCGTACCAATGAAGATGCTTTCGCAACACTCGGAGCGGAACGTTGAGTTGCTTCAAGAGCTCGACTGCGCCAGAACCGCCGGCGATGATCAGCTTTGCGGCGCGGTACTCTCCACGCGAAGTCGAAACGCAAAAGCCTTCGCCATCACGACTCCAGGAGAGAATCTGCGTATCGCCGATCAGCTCTCCGCTATGCTGCTGCGCTAGTTGTAGAAACGTGGAGACGCAATCTTCGACCAGCAGATAACCGGCGCGGCGCTCAAAGGCGACCAGATGATCGTCGGGAAAGAGATACTGCGGAAACTGACGCGACGCTTCCACCGGAGTCAGTTGATCGATTTCCAAATCGAATTGCTCCGCGGCTCGCATGACGCCGGGGAGCACAATTCCATCCGGCGGGCCGATCTCGACCAGGCCGGTTTCGTGATAGAGCGAGCGCTGCGACTCCGCTTCCAATTCACGCCACAGCTCATAGCTCCGCTTCAGCAGCGGCACGTAGCTGGGATGTTCGAAGTAGGCCTGGCGGATGATTCGCGTTTCGCCGTGCGAACTGCCGTGAATGTGCGGCGGCTGAAATCGATCGATCGCCGCCGCGCGAAGTCCACGCTTCGCCAACTGGTAGAGAGCCGCCGACCCGACTCCGCCGGCGCCAAGGACCAGTACGTCGTACGGAGCAGTCGACATGGAAAACACCTATTGCTGCGGCTTGATCTCGAAATCGAGCGACGCTTGGCCGAACTTGTCGGTCTCTTTGTCGCGTACCGAAAGTTCCAAGCGATATCGGCCAGGCGGAATCCCCTCGGGCAGATAAAGTCGGTAGG is part of the Blastopirellula sediminis genome and harbors:
- the solA gene encoding N-methyl-L-tryptophan oxidase yields the protein MSTAPYDVLVLGAGGVGSAALYQLAKRGLRAAAIDRFQPPHIHGSSHGETRIIRQAYFEHPSYVPLLKRSYELWRELEAESQRSLYHETGLVEIGPPDGIVLPGVMRAAEQFDLEIDQLTPVEASRQFPQYLFPDDHLVAFERRAGYLLVEDCVSTFLQLAQQHSGELIGDTQILSWSRDGEGFCVSTSRGEYRAAKLIIAGGSGAVELLKQLNVPLRVLRKHLHWYAIDDLRLQEANGCPCYFFESSHGYFYGFPEITPGGGLKGAEHGGGQELASPWDYEHSADPEDQRRIAAFFQRSIPGVSKRPLRHETCLYTMTPDENFLLGLYPGEERIALAAGLSGHGFKFTAVLGEALADLVERGTSPLPLEFLAPDRFAR